The following coding sequences are from one Bacillus sp. (in: firmicutes) window:
- the tatC gene encoding twin-arginine translocase subunit TatC translates to MSQKDMTIYEHISELRKRLIIVVVFFVLSTIVSFFFVEPIIKYLQMADEAKELTMNAFRITDPLKIYFQMAFFLAFVLSSPVLLYQLWAFVSPGLYERERKVTLSYIPISVLLFLGGLSFAYFILFPFVVDFMLKISANLNIQQVIGINEYFQFLFQITIPFGFLFQLPVVMLFLTRLGIITPMMMAKVRKYAYFVLLVIAAFITPPDLMSHLMVTIPLFILYEISIWISKIGYRKVLEAEMKAANEIED, encoded by the coding sequence ATGAGTCAAAAGGACATGACGATATATGAACATATAAGTGAATTAAGAAAACGGCTCATAATTGTGGTCGTTTTCTTTGTTCTGTCGACCATAGTCAGTTTCTTTTTCGTTGAGCCGATTATTAAATATTTACAAATGGCCGATGAAGCTAAGGAATTGACAATGAATGCCTTTCGCATTACCGATCCGTTAAAAATATATTTTCAAATGGCTTTCTTTTTAGCGTTTGTCCTTTCTTCTCCTGTTTTGTTGTATCAATTATGGGCATTTGTTAGTCCTGGTTTGTACGAACGGGAGAGAAAAGTAACGTTAAGTTATATTCCAATATCGGTGCTATTATTTTTAGGTGGCCTTTCGTTTGCGTATTTTATTTTATTTCCGTTCGTCGTTGATTTTATGTTGAAAATTTCCGCTAACTTAAATATTCAACAAGTGATTGGAATTAATGAATATTTCCAATTCTTATTCCAGATTACGATTCCGTTCGGCTTTTTATTTCAACTACCGGTTGTCATGCTCTTTTTAACACGGCTTGGAATTATTACACCGATGATGATGGCAAAAGTCCGCAAATATGCGTATTTTGTGTTGTTAGTGATTGCGGCATTTATTACACCACCTGATTTAATGTCGCATTTAATGGTGACTATCCCGCTATTTATTTTATATGAGATTAGTATTTGGATATCCAAAATCGGATACCGGAAAGTATTAGAAGCAGAAATGAAGGCAGCAAATGAAATCGAAGACTAA
- a CDS encoding twin-arginine translocase TatA/TatE family subunit, whose product MGMGAGSLILIAFVALLIFGPKKLPELGKAAGNTLREFKNATKGLADDDDDKKEVK is encoded by the coding sequence ATGGGAATGGGAGCAGGAAGCCTCATTTTAATTGCATTTGTTGCTTTACTAATTTTTGGTCCAAAAAAATTACCTGAATTAGGAAAAGCAGCAGGAAACACGTTACGTGAGTTCAAAAATGCCACAAAAGGCTTAGCGGATGATGACGATGATAAAAAAGAAGTGAAGTAA